Sequence from the Sphingomicrobium clamense genome:
ATTCGTCGGTCGCGTCGGCGATCACGTCGACGATGGCGTTGCCGATGCAGAGAACGTCATACTTGGCGGTCATAGATACGGTTTCCTGAAAACTGTTCGCGCCGCCCCTATGCGCCGCCTTGGCTCTTGGCAAGTTCGCGCGATGCGTTATAGTTAAATAATACAGTTGCTTGAACAGGGGATCGTCATGAAATTGTTCGCGTTTGCCGCTACCGCCCTCCTCGCCTCGCCCGCCGCCGCGCAGGAGCCCGAAATCCTCGACCTGCGCCAGTATGACGAACGGCTCGCGGTCGAGCCGACGCAGCTGCTCAGCCTGGGCACCGCGCACCTGTCGGGGTGGAGCGAGTTCGTCGACCGGCCGCAGCTCGACGCGGCGCTCGATCCGCTGCTTGACCGACTCGAGGCCTGGGCGCCCGACACGATCATGATCGAAAATATCTCGGGCGCGAATTGCGACCATCTCGAACGCTATGGCGTCTTCTATGCGGGCGCTGCCGACACTTATTGCCGCGATGTGGGCGATGCGGGCGAGTTTACCGGCCTGTCGCGGGTCGAAGCCAATATCGCGATGCTCGAAACGCTGATGAAGGGCGGCCCCGAAGACACGCCCCAGGCGCGCCGCGCGCTCGCCGCCACGATGCTCGCCGCGGGCGAGCATTATAGCGCACTGGTCCAGTGGCTGCGGCTGCCCGAGGCCGAGCGCGCCGCAGGCGAAGAGCTGAGCGAGGCGATGGTCGGGCGGCTCGACAAGCTCTCGACCAGCCTCAACGAAAGCGCTTCGATCGCGGTGCCGCTGGCGGTGCGGCTGGGTCACGAACGCGTCTGGCCGGTCGACGACCACAGCGCCGACCAGCTCTACCTGCGCAATGCCGAAATCTTCGGCAAGCGGATGCGCGAGATCTGGTCGTCGGGCGACACCAGCGCGCGCGAGAAATATATGGCGCTGACCGAGAAGGTGAAGGCGGACCGCGACATCGTCTCCTTCCTGCGCGAGATGAACTCGCTCGAGGCGCAGGACATGACCATCAACAACGATTTCGCCAAGGGGCTTGCCGACGACCAGCCCGAGGGCGTGGGGCAGGACTATGCCAATTGGTGGCAGGTGCGGAACATGCGCATGGTCGCCAATATCGTCGCCGCCGCGGCGATGAACCGGTCGCAGCGCTCGCTCGCCATCGTCGGGGCCAGCCACAAGGCCTATTACGACAATTATCTCGACACGATGCACCATATCGAGCTGGTCGACACGGTCGACTTCCTCGCCCCGTAAGCGCCAGTCCGAGTCCTGCATGCGCCGGATCGAGCTTGCCTCGGACGGCGGTGCGGGGCATCGCTAGCCCATGCGTTTCCTCGCCCTTGCCCTGCCCCTGCTGCTCGCCGCCTGTGCCTCGGGAGAGCGCCAGCCGGCCGCGCGCAGCGCCCCGCCGCCCGAACCGCCGCAGGTCCAGCAGGGCGGGTTGCTGATCGGCTTTACCGCGACCCAGCTGGCGCAATTGTTCGGAACGCCCGACCTGCGCATCGTCGAGGGTGACGGGATCAAGCAGCAATATCGCGGCCCCTGCATCCTCGATGCTTATCTCTACCCGCCGGTGCGCGGGCGCGAGCCGGTGGTGATGCATGTCGATGCGCGTGGCCCGAGCGGCAACGACGTACCGCGCGAGGATTGCGCCGCGGTCCTGCAGCAGCTCAGGTAGCCAGCCTTTCGCGCAAGCGCGACATCGCCCAGCGCGCGGCGTCGGCGACCACCGGATCGGGGTCGGCAAGGTGCGGTTCGACATGCGCGATCATCGACTTCTCCCCGCTATTGCCCGCCGCGATTAGGCAATTGCGCACCATCCGGTCGCGCCCGATCCGCTTGATGGGCGAGCCGGCGAACAGCGCGCGAAAGCCCGCATCGTCGAGCGCGAGCAGGTCGGCAATGCTGGGCGCGGCCAGTTCGGCACGCGGATGGAACTGCTTGTTGGCCTGCGCCGCGTCGGCAAAGCTGTTCCACGGGCACACGGCGAGACAGTCGTCGCAGCCATAGATGTGGTTGCCGAGCTGTTCGCGATATTCCTCGGGGATCGGTCCGTGATGCTCGATCGTGAGGTAGGAAATGCATTTGCGCGCATCGATCCGCCCCGGCCCGGTGATCGCGCCCGTGGGGCAGGCATCGATGCAGGCGGTGCAGCTGCCGCAATGCTCGCTGGCAGGCGCGTCGGGTTCGAGCGCGAGGTCGGTATAGATCACGCCGAGGAACAGCCAGCTCCCGTGCGTGCGGTTCAGGAGATTGGTGTGCTTGCCCTGCCAGCCGACGCCCGCTGCCGCCGAGAGCGGCTTTTCCATCACCGGCGCGGTGTCGACGAAGACCTTGAGCTCGCACCCGGTCTCCTCGACCAGCCAGCGCGCCATCGCCTTGAGCTTCTTCTTGACCACCTTGTGATAGTCGGCGCCTTGCGCATAGACGCTGATCCGCCCCTTGGTCGGCCGATCCGCCAGCCGCATCGGGTCCTGCGCCGGGGCATAGCTCATCCCCAACGCGATCACGCTTTTCGTTTCCGGCCAGAGCGATTTGGGGCGCGCGCGCTGCTCCTTGCGCTCCTCCATCCAGCCCATTTCGCCGTGACGCCCCTCGGACAGCCATTCGGCCAGCCCGTCGGCGGCTTGCGGCGCGGCATCGGCGTCGGCAATGCCCCAGGCGCAGAAGCCCAGCTCTTCCGCCTTGGCGCCGATCGCCGATTTGAGACTTGCCACCATACCTGTGGCCTCTAACACTAAACGGCATGGAGAACAGTCAATACGCGGCCGAAGCCCGCGACATGGTCAAGCGCTTCGACGGCAAGCTCGCGGTCGACGGCGTCAGCTTTTCGGTTCCCAGGGGTTCGATCTTCGGCTTTCTCGGCCCCAACGGCGCGGGCAAGACCACCAGCCTTCGCATGCTGCTGGGTATTATCGACCCCGACGAGGGCAGCCGCACGCTGCTGGGCGCCGACCAGCCGCTGACCGTCGCGCATGACGTCGGCTATCTCCCCGAAGAGCGCGGCCTCTACCCCGCCATGCCCGCCAAGGAGGCGATCGCCTTCATGGGCGCGCTGCGCGGCCTGCCGCTCAAGGAAGGGCGCGCGCGGGCAGTCGACCTGCTCGAAAATGCGGGGCTGGGCGAATGGACCGACAAGCCGATCCGCTCGCTGTCGAAGGGGATGGCGCAGACGGTGCAGCTGCTCGGCACGATCGTTCACGGTCCCAAATTGCTGATCCTCGACGAGCCCTTTTCGGGGCTCGATGCCATCAACCAGGGCAAGCTGGAAGACATGATTCGCGCGCAGGCAGAGAAAGGCACGACGGTCATCTTCTCGACCCACGTCATCGCGCATGCCGAGCGCCTGTGCGAACAGGTGGCGATCATCGCCAAGGGCAAGATCGCCTTTGCCGGCGCGGTCGCCGAGGCGCGAGCGCGGCTCCGCCCCATCGTCAACCTACGAACCCGCGCCGACGAGGGCGCGTGGAAAGAGGCACTGCCCGCCGACGCGAAGAAGGTCGGGCACGAATATCATTTCGAATTGCCCGCGAGCGGTCCCGAACCGCTGCTGAAGGCGCTGATCGACGGCGGTGCGGGGATCGAGACACTCTCGATCGAGCGCCCGGGCCTGCATGACGCCTTTGTCGCTATCGCGGGCGAAGCCGCGGCGGCCGAGATGGAGGAAGGCAATTGACCCGCGCCGAACGTCTGCGCTGGACGTTGCGCTCGGCCTATACGGTCGGACGCCGCGACTTCATGGCGACAGTGATGAGCAAGGTGTTCCTGCTCTTCCTCCTCGCCCCGCTCTTCCCGCTTGCCGTCGGCCTCGCCTCGGGCAGCATGGGCGAACGGCTGGTCGAAAGCAGCGGACCGCCCAAGGTCGCGGTGGTTGCCGACGAAGAGAGCTTCGCCGCGCTCGAGGCGGCGCGCGAGCGACTGGGCCTCCTGGCCGGTGACCGTCCCTTCGTCGAGTTGGTGCGCTACGACGCGGCGGCCGACCCCGCGGCGCAGCGCGAGGCGCTGCTGGCGGCCGAGGACGACCCCGTCGTCGGCGTGCTCGAAGGCGGGCTGGAATCGCCCCATTATTATGGCGCGACCGAGGAAGACGGGCGTGTCGCGCGCACACTGGCGACCTTCGTCGAGACTGCGCGCCACAGCCTTGCGCAGGCGCCGCCCGAGCCCGCGCCCTTCCAGTTCACCTCGACCGAGCAGAGCGGCGGCACCACCTCCAAGATCCGCGAGCTGATGGGGCTTGGCGGGCAGATGGTGATCTTCGTGCTCGTCCTGCTGCTCGCCGGCATGATCATGAGCCAGATGCTCGAGGAAAAAGGCAACAAGGTGATCGAGGTGCTTGCGAGCTCGATTCCCGTCGATGCAATCTTCCTCGGCAAATTGTTCGCCATGCTCGCCATCTCGCTGGTCGGGATCACCGTCTGGATCGGGGCGGGGATCGTCGGCATCTCGCTCTGGCTCGACGAGGGGTTGGCGGGCCTGCCGCCACCGCCCGCGGTCGGCTGGACCGCCTTTGTCGTCCTGCTCGTCGTCTATTTCGCGATGAATTACCTCCTCATCGGCGCGGCCTTCCTCGGCATCGGGGCGCAGGCCTCGACCGTGCGCGAGGTGCAGACACTGTCGATGCCGATTTCGATGGGACAGATCATCCTGCTGTTCGCGGCGCAGGCGATGATCGGCGCGCCCACCAGCACCGAGGCGATCGCGGCGGCGGTCTTCCCGTTGACCAGCCCGCTGGCGATGATCGCGTTCGCGACCCAGCGCCCCGAAATCTGGCCGCACCTCGCCGCGATCGCGTGGCAGGGGTTGTGGGTCGTGCTGATCCTCAAGCTCGCGGCGCGTTTCTTCCGGCGCAGCGTGATGAAATCGGGCCGCCCCTTCCGCTGGCCGTGGCAGAAGAAGGAAACGGCGCCCGTTTGAGCCAGAAGCATCACGCCTCCTCGGTTCTCGAAGCCGCCTTCGTCATCGCCCGCCGCGACTATTCGGCGACGGTGCTGTCGAAGACCTTCCTCTTCTTCCTGATCGGGCCGATCTTCCCGCTGCTGCTGGGCATCGTGTTCGGGAGCATCGGCAGCCAGATCGCGCAGTCGGGGCAGACCCCGACCATCGCGGTGATCGGCAGCGAGAGCGAATTCGCATTGCTCCAAACCGCACGCGACCGCGCCGAGCCGTTCCTGTCCAACCAGGGGCTGACGCGCATCATCCACCGCCCGCCCGAGGACGATCGAGAAGAGCAGCGCCAGCGACTGCTCGCGGGCGACGATCCGCCGGTCGTCGCGGTGCTCGACGGCGGGCTCGACACGCCGACGCTCTACGGCTCGGTCAACGTCAACACGCTGCCCGTGCGGCACATGGCGGGTTATCTGGAAAGCGCGCGGCAGTTGCGCGCCAACGCGCCGCCCGAGGCTGCCGAGTTGCAGCTCGTGTCGACCCAGCGGGTCAAGGGCGCGACCAACAACAACCGGATCAAGATCGCGCAGGCGGGGCAGTTCGGACTGTTCTTCATCACGCTGCTGCTCGCCACGATGCTGCTGTCGCAAATGCTCGAGGAGAAGGGCAACAAGGTCATCGAGGTGTTGGCGAGCGCGGTGCCGGTCGACGGTATCTTCATGGGCAAGTTGTTCGCCATGCTGGCGGTGTCGCTGACCGGCATCGTCATCTGGCTGGGCGGGTCGATCGGGCTGTTCTTCGCGCTGTCGAACGAGGGAATGGACGCGCTGCCGCCACCGCCCGCGGTCGGCTGGCCGGCTTTCTTCGCCTTCCTGCTGATCTATTTCGCGATGGGCTATTTGCTGATCGGCGCGGCATTTCTCGGCATCGGCGCGCAGGCCTCGACCCCGCGACAGGTGCAGGTCATGTCGATGCCGGTGACCATGCTCCAGGTCATGCTGCTGTTCGCGGCGATGCAGGGGGTGGGCGATCCCTATGGTAGCGAGGCGATCTGGACCGCCATCTTCCCGCTGACCAGCCCGCTCGCGATGATCGCACGCGCCGCGCAGGTAAGCGACATCTGGCCCCACGTCGCGGCGATCGCGTGGCAGGCGCTGTGGATCGCGATCATCCTCAAAGTCGCCGCCCGCGCCTTCCGCAAGAGCGTGCTCAAGACGCGGACGCCCTGGCGCTGGCCGTGGTCGCGGGGGAAGGCCTAAGCTACTCGCTCGGTGCGGGGCCGATCTGTGCCCAAAGTTCGATCTTGATGCCGTCGGGGTCGAGGATCCAGGCGAACTTGCCGTAGGGTTCGTCCTGGCGGCCCAGGATTTCCACGCCCTTTTCCTCCAGCTCTTTCTGGAAGGCATCGAGGTCGTCGACCCGGAAGTTGATCATGAAGCCGCGCGTGCCGGGGTCGAAATAGGTGACGTCGTCGGCGAAGCTCGACAGGAGCGAGAAGGGGTCGTCCTGGGGCTCGTCGCTCCAGCGGAAGACGGGGCCGTATTGGCCGCTCAGCCCGAGCACGTCCTTATACCATTTGGTCGCCGCCTCGACGTCCTTGCGCTTGACGAACACGCCGCCCAGTCCCGTGATCCCTGCCATATCGCTTTCCCTCTGATGGTCGCGCTGCCATAGCTCAAAGCGATGAGCCGCACCAACCCCGTCGCCCCACCGCCCGTCGACACGCGCGCCATCTGGGCGATTGCGATCCCCGCCATGCTGACCAATGTCGCCACCGCGCTGATCGGGCTGGGCGACATGTGGATCGTGGGACGGCTGGGCGACGCGCCGACGCAGGGCGCGGTCGATATCGGCGCGCGTCTGTTCGCGCTGCTGTTCGTCACGATGAATTTCCTCAAGACCGGCACCACCGGGCTCGTCGCGCAGGACGGAATGCGATCGGGGGTCGAGGCGCAGGCGCAGACGCTCGCGCGCGGGTTGGTCGTCGGGCTCGCGATCGCAGCGACGCTGATCGTGCTCAAACCCGTGCTCATGCCCTTCCTGCTCGCCATGCTGGGGGCGGAGGGCGAGGTGCTTGCCGCCGCGCGCGTCTATGCCGAGATCCGCTACTGGTCCGCGCCCGGCGTGATGGCCAACCTGGCACTGGTCGGCTTCCTCGTCGGCACGCGCCGGGTGAAGGCCGCGCTCACTATCGAGGTCGGCTACAACATCCTCAACGTCGCGCTCGGCTACTGGCTCGCCATCACACAGGGAATGGGGATCGCGGGCATCGGCTGGTCCAGCTTCATTGCCGAATATGCCAAGCTCGCGGTGGTGCTCGCCTTCGTCCTCGCCACGCCCGCCGGACGCCCCTTGCTCGCCGCGCTCAAGCGCCGCGCCACGGTGCGCTGGGCGAATTTGCGCCCCTTCCTTTCGGTCAATCGCGACCTGTTCCTGCGCACGCTGATCCTCATCACCTCGCTCGCCGCGCTGACGCGGCTGGGTGCGGAGCGCGGGGCGGTCGTGCTGGCGGCCAACGGCATCCTATTCCAGCTCTTCACGCTCCAGGCGCTGTTGCTCGACGGGTTCGAAAATGCCGCGCAGGTGCTCAACGGAGAGCGCAAGGGCGCCGCCGACCGCGTCGGCTTCCTGCGCGTGACGGGCGCGATCATGAAGCGCGGCTTCATCGCAGCAACCCTGCTCTCGATCGCCAGCCTGCTGGTCCTCGCGCCCGTCATCTGGAGCTTTGCCGCCACCGAGGAAGTCGCCGCGACCGCCTTCACCTTCGCGCCGTGGCTGGTCTTCCTGCCCTTCGCGGGCGTCGCCAGCTTCATCTTCGACGGGGTGTTCGTGGGCGCCAGCTGGACGCGCGCGCTGCTGCTCTCGATGCTCGGCGCGGCACTCCTCCTCGCCCTGTCGCTGTGGCTCACCTGGCCGCTGGGCAATAACGGGCTGTGGATCAGCTTCGCGCTGTTCCTCGCCGCGCGCGCCGCGATCCAGTGGGCGATGCTCCCCCGCCTCGCCGCGCGCATCGACGAGGACCCGGCCTTGCAAAGCGGAACCGCCTGACGCAGCCTCCGCCCGTCGACTATAGGAAGTTGCCTTGCGTCTCACCGTTCTCGCCGCTGCCCTGACAGGCCTCACGGTCGCAACGCCGGCCGCGGCAGCGCCTCCTGACAACGTCGAGCAGCAGCCCGGCCTCGACCTCTTCGATATCCGGACGAGCGAATGGGTCTCGCTCCACTTTTTCGCGTTTCACGCCGCGCGAGCGATGGAGGGTGGCGACTATGGGTATACGGCAGTTCCGCTGCGCCCCGAGGACGCCGCGCTACTGGAAAACCCGACCATCGCGGCCGAGTTCGCGCCCCTCGCCGAGGCCTATGCTCCACTATTAAAAGGACGCCTGTTTCGCGGCGGGCTTTTCAGCGTCGTCAAGGCGTTGACCGATCCCGATGCGATCGATCCCGAAATCCGCGCGCCCTTCGACGCCTTCATGCCGACCTATCGCCGCTATTTCTGGGCCCGCCATCGCGCGTTCGCGGAGTTGGCGAAGGCCGACCTCGAGGCCAAGTTGGCGGCTCATGGCCCTGCCTTGCTCGCCGCCACCGCAGCGGAACTCGATGCGACATGGGGTGATTCCGGCTATGTCGCCTACCTCTCGCCCTACGTGAACTGGGCAGGTGCCTTTTCGAACGACAACATGCTGTTCTTCAGCGCCACCGACGAGAATTACAGCCGCCACCGGCTCGAGATGTTCGTCCACGAGACCGCCCATGGCAGCCCGATCGGCGACACGATCGACCCCGCGGCAGAGGCGGCGCTGGCCGCGGCTGGTCTCGAGAACGACCGCTTCTGGCACTATCTGTTATTCTACGCGACGGGACGCGCCGCCAAGCG
This genomic interval carries:
- a CDS encoding MATE family efflux transporter; its protein translation is MSRTNPVAPPPVDTRAIWAIAIPAMLTNVATALIGLGDMWIVGRLGDAPTQGAVDIGARLFALLFVTMNFLKTGTTGLVAQDGMRSGVEAQAQTLARGLVVGLAIAATLIVLKPVLMPFLLAMLGAEGEVLAAARVYAEIRYWSAPGVMANLALVGFLVGTRRVKAALTIEVGYNILNVALGYWLAITQGMGIAGIGWSSFIAEYAKLAVVLAFVLATPAGRPLLAALKRRATVRWANLRPFLSVNRDLFLRTLILITSLAALTRLGAERGAVVLAANGILFQLFTLQALLLDGFENAAQVLNGERKGAADRVGFLRVTGAIMKRGFIAATLLSIASLLVLAPVIWSFAATEEVAATAFTFAPWLVFLPFAGVASFIFDGVFVGASWTRALLLSMLGAALLLALSLWLTWPLGNNGLWISFALFLAARAAIQWAMLPRLAARIDEDPALQSGTA
- a CDS encoding DUF5694 domain-containing protein, whose amino-acid sequence is MKLFAFAATALLASPAAAQEPEILDLRQYDERLAVEPTQLLSLGTAHLSGWSEFVDRPQLDAALDPLLDRLEAWAPDTIMIENISGANCDHLERYGVFYAGAADTYCRDVGDAGEFTGLSRVEANIAMLETLMKGGPEDTPQARRALAATMLAAGEHYSALVQWLRLPEAERAAGEELSEAMVGRLDKLSTSLNESASIAVPLAVRLGHERVWPVDDHSADQLYLRNAEIFGKRMREIWSSGDTSAREKYMALTEKVKADRDIVSFLREMNSLEAQDMTINNDFAKGLADDQPEGVGQDYANWWQVRNMRMVANIVAAAAMNRSQRSLAIVGASHKAYYDNYLDTMHHIELVDTVDFLAP
- a CDS encoding ABC transporter permease translates to MTRAERLRWTLRSAYTVGRRDFMATVMSKVFLLFLLAPLFPLAVGLASGSMGERLVESSGPPKVAVVADEESFAALEAARERLGLLAGDRPFVELVRYDAAADPAAQREALLAAEDDPVVGVLEGGLESPHYYGATEEDGRVARTLATFVETARHSLAQAPPEPAPFQFTSTEQSGGTTSKIRELMGLGGQMVIFVLVLLLAGMIMSQMLEEKGNKVIEVLASSIPVDAIFLGKLFAMLAISLVGITVWIGAGIVGISLWLDEGLAGLPPPPAVGWTAFVVLLVVYFAMNYLLIGAAFLGIGAQASTVREVQTLSMPISMGQIILLFAAQAMIGAPTSTEAIAAAVFPLTSPLAMIAFATQRPEIWPHLAAIAWQGLWVVLILKLAARFFRRSVMKSGRPFRWPWQKKETAPV
- a CDS encoding ABC transporter ATP-binding protein — protein: MENSQYAAEARDMVKRFDGKLAVDGVSFSVPRGSIFGFLGPNGAGKTTSLRMLLGIIDPDEGSRTLLGADQPLTVAHDVGYLPEERGLYPAMPAKEAIAFMGALRGLPLKEGRARAVDLLENAGLGEWTDKPIRSLSKGMAQTVQLLGTIVHGPKLLILDEPFSGLDAINQGKLEDMIRAQAEKGTTVIFSTHVIAHAERLCEQVAIIAKGKIAFAGAVAEARARLRPIVNLRTRADEGAWKEALPADAKKVGHEYHFELPASGPEPLLKALIDGGAGIETLSIERPGLHDAFVAIAGEAAAAEMEEGN
- the queG gene encoding tRNA epoxyqueuosine(34) reductase QueG — protein: MVASLKSAIGAKAEELGFCAWGIADADAAPQAADGLAEWLSEGRHGEMGWMEERKEQRARPKSLWPETKSVIALGMSYAPAQDPMRLADRPTKGRISVYAQGADYHKVVKKKLKAMARWLVEETGCELKVFVDTAPVMEKPLSAAAGVGWQGKHTNLLNRTHGSWLFLGVIYTDLALEPDAPASEHCGSCTACIDACPTGAITGPGRIDARKCISYLTIEHHGPIPEEYREQLGNHIYGCDDCLAVCPWNSFADAAQANKQFHPRAELAAPSIADLLALDDAGFRALFAGSPIKRIGRDRMVRNCLIAAGNSGEKSMIAHVEPHLADPDPVVADAARWAMSRLRERLAT
- a CDS encoding VOC family protein encodes the protein MAGITGLGGVFVKRKDVEAATKWYKDVLGLSGQYGPVFRWSDEPQDDPFSLLSSFADDVTYFDPGTRGFMINFRVDDLDAFQKELEEKGVEILGRQDEPYGKFAWILDPDGIKIELWAQIGPAPSE
- a CDS encoding ABC transporter permease: MSQKHHASSVLEAAFVIARRDYSATVLSKTFLFFLIGPIFPLLLGIVFGSIGSQIAQSGQTPTIAVIGSESEFALLQTARDRAEPFLSNQGLTRIIHRPPEDDREEQRQRLLAGDDPPVVAVLDGGLDTPTLYGSVNVNTLPVRHMAGYLESARQLRANAPPEAAELQLVSTQRVKGATNNNRIKIAQAGQFGLFFITLLLATMLLSQMLEEKGNKVIEVLASAVPVDGIFMGKLFAMLAVSLTGIVIWLGGSIGLFFALSNEGMDALPPPPAVGWPAFFAFLLIYFAMGYLLIGAAFLGIGAQASTPRQVQVMSMPVTMLQVMLLFAAMQGVGDPYGSEAIWTAIFPLTSPLAMIARAAQVSDIWPHVAAIAWQALWIAIILKVAARAFRKSVLKTRTPWRWPWSRGKA